One Streptomyces sp. SAI-135 DNA segment encodes these proteins:
- a CDS encoding PP2C family protein-serine/threonine phosphatase: MENTGDTGRMLRHLLQAAHTVTLEQLPGLIAGHADSAGLYDVAVFAVDLRETVLRQITGRGLDAAAGGEEVRIDGTLPGRAYQRVTVVAEAPREAGARRRWWVPVTDGVERIGVLRADSENADEAAVRQDLRDLASLVALVVLSKRSCSDSFARLVRTEPMNVAAEMQWKLMPPTAFAGQDVTVGGVSEPAYEMGGDAFDYAVSGNVLHLSVFDAMGHDTTAGITANVAVSACRNARRQGASLAETSRAVESVLVAHFGTSRYVTGILADLDLDTGRLTWINRGHPLPLVIRDNRWTVEPTCPPAGPMGTCLGLPIVVCRQQLEPGDRLLMYTDGIVEARNFEGQRFGRERFVDFVVRHHSGRQTLHETLRRLMHAVLDHHSGRLEDDATVLLTEWRAGHQDRLTP; this comes from the coding sequence ATGGAGAACACCGGTGACACCGGGCGGATGCTGAGGCACCTGCTGCAGGCCGCGCACACGGTGACGCTGGAGCAGCTGCCCGGTCTCATCGCCGGCCACGCCGACTCCGCGGGCCTGTACGACGTGGCCGTCTTCGCCGTCGATCTCCGCGAGACGGTGCTGCGGCAGATCACCGGCCGCGGTCTCGACGCGGCGGCGGGCGGGGAGGAGGTGCGGATCGACGGCACCCTGCCCGGACGGGCCTACCAGCGGGTGACGGTCGTCGCCGAAGCGCCGCGCGAGGCGGGGGCACGGCGGCGGTGGTGGGTGCCGGTGACCGACGGTGTCGAGCGCATCGGGGTGCTGCGTGCGGACTCCGAGAACGCTGACGAGGCGGCCGTACGGCAGGATCTGCGGGATCTCGCCTCACTGGTGGCCCTGGTCGTGCTCAGCAAGCGGTCCTGCAGTGACTCCTTCGCCCGGCTGGTGCGCACGGAACCGATGAACGTGGCGGCCGAGATGCAGTGGAAGCTCATGCCGCCGACCGCCTTCGCGGGGCAGGACGTGACCGTCGGCGGGGTGAGCGAGCCCGCCTACGAGATGGGCGGCGACGCGTTCGACTACGCCGTCAGCGGCAACGTCCTGCATCTGTCCGTGTTCGACGCGATGGGGCATGACACCACGGCGGGGATCACCGCGAACGTGGCGGTGTCCGCCTGCCGCAACGCCCGTCGTCAAGGGGCCTCGCTGGCCGAGACGAGCCGGGCCGTCGAGAGCGTCCTCGTCGCCCACTTCGGCACCAGCCGGTACGTCACCGGCATCCTTGCCGACCTGGACCTCGACACGGGGCGTCTGACCTGGATCAACCGCGGTCACCCTCTGCCGCTCGTCATCCGCGACAACCGCTGGACCGTCGAACCGACCTGCCCTCCGGCCGGGCCGATGGGCACCTGCCTGGGACTGCCGATCGTGGTCTGCCGCCAGCAACTGGAGCCCGGCGACCGGCTGCTGATGTACACGGACGGGATCGTCGAGGCACGCAACTTTGAGGGGCAGCGGTTCGGCCGTGAGCGGTTCGTGGACTTCGTGGTGCGCCACCACTCCGGCCGTCAGACGCTGCACGAGACCCTGCGCCGGCTGATGCACGCGGTCCTCGACCACCATTCCGGCCGGCTGGAGGACGACGCCACCGTCCTGCTGACCGAGTGGCGGGCGGGCCACCAGGACCGGCTCACGCCCTGA
- a CDS encoding hemerythrin domain-containing protein, whose translation MAGIAASDADVVALLMRQHGDIRNLFDEVERTAGDERRAAFRSLVRLLAVHETAEEEVVRPFTRTSVPDGAKVADERLAEEREAKELLSRLDGMDTDDPKFLPELMTLRLDVMKHARAEERYEFNHIRRHADKARLSAMATALKAAEAVAPTHPHPGTESAAGNMALGPVAALVDRTRDAVRKAMGKDG comes from the coding sequence ATGGCCGGGATCGCGGCGAGCGACGCCGATGTCGTGGCCCTGCTGATGCGTCAGCACGGTGACATCCGCAACCTCTTCGACGAGGTGGAGCGGACGGCCGGGGACGAGCGCCGGGCGGCGTTCCGCAGCCTGGTCCGGCTTCTGGCCGTGCACGAGACGGCCGAGGAGGAGGTCGTGCGTCCCTTCACCCGCACCTCCGTGCCGGACGGCGCGAAGGTGGCGGACGAGCGGCTGGCCGAGGAGCGGGAGGCCAAGGAACTCCTCTCCCGGCTCGACGGGATGGACACGGACGACCCCAAGTTCCTGCCCGAACTCATGACGCTGCGCCTGGACGTGATGAAGCACGCCCGCGCCGAGGAACGGTACGAGTTCAACCACATCCGCCGCCACGCGGACAAGGCCCGGCTGTCCGCCATGGCCACCGCCCTGAAGGCGGCCGAGGCCGTGGCCCCGACCCACCCCCACCCCGGGACCGAGTCGGCGGCCGGGAACATGGCCCTGGGACCGGTCGCCGCCCTGGTCGACCGCACCCGGGACGCCGTGCGCAAGGCCATGGGCAAGGACGGCTGA
- a CDS encoding cytochrome c oxidase assembly protein, translated as MNPAHVHPGAPGPAELVVAGAALLATVLYLAAAGRLRRRGDAWPVTRDMSFAAGGVATAWATLGETWGGPFTQHVVRHLVVGMAAPLLCVAARPLTLALRALAPGRARRRLVALAHSGAVGLLLFPPLAAVLDVGGLWLLYRTDLFAATAHRPWPHSAVQVHMAVAGLLFTFAVGGLDPVRRRWGLAVRGATVLAAGAAHAVLARTLYSRPPPGTGFGAADLHQGAQWMYYGGDLVEAGLAVLMGVGWYAAAGRARTRRPRRGSGAGWLTGPAGALGGHHRTPAAGGEP; from the coding sequence ATGAACCCCGCGCACGTGCACCCGGGCGCCCCGGGGCCGGCCGAGCTGGTCGTCGCCGGGGCCGCGCTGCTGGCGACCGTCCTCTACCTGGCCGCGGCAGGCCGGTTGCGGCGGCGCGGGGACGCCTGGCCCGTGACCCGGGACATGTCCTTCGCGGCGGGAGGCGTGGCCACGGCCTGGGCGACCCTCGGCGAGACGTGGGGCGGACCCTTCACCCAGCACGTGGTGCGGCACCTGGTCGTCGGCATGGCGGCCCCGCTGCTGTGCGTCGCCGCCCGCCCCCTCACCCTCGCCCTGCGCGCCCTCGCACCCGGCCGGGCACGGCGGCGCCTGGTGGCCCTCGCGCACTCCGGTGCCGTGGGGCTGCTGCTCTTCCCTCCCCTGGCGGCCGTCCTGGACGTGGGCGGGCTGTGGCTGCTGTACCGCACGGACCTGTTCGCGGCGACGGCACACCGGCCGTGGCCGCACAGTGCGGTCCAGGTGCACATGGCGGTGGCGGGACTGCTGTTCACCTTCGCCGTGGGCGGGCTCGATCCCGTGCGGCGCCGTTGGGGCCTCGCCGTGCGCGGCGCGACCGTACTGGCCGCCGGGGCCGCGCACGCGGTGCTGGCCCGCACGCTGTACTCCCGGCCCCCGCCCGGTACCGGTTTCGGCGCCGCCGACCTGCATCAGGGCGCCCAGTGGATGTACTACGGCGGCGACCTGGTGGAAGCGGGGCTGGCCGTGCTGATGGGGGTGGGCTGGTACGCCGCCGCCGGACGGGCCCGTACCCGTCGTCCGCGCCGGGGTTCCGGGGCGGGGTGGTTGACCGGCCCGGCCGGGGCACTCGGAGGCCATCACAGGACTCCGGCGGCCGGAGGGGAACCATGA
- a CDS encoding DUF2243 domain-containing protein, with translation MTASVRQDTAPGPRVEPRRSMAVCALIGAAVTAAVDEIVFHQILGWHHFYDRATTSTGLLSDGLLHTAELLALCAGFFLYADLRRRGSLAVPHAWAGLLLGMGAFQLFDGVVDHKLLRLHQIRYGVDVTPYDVAWNLAGLLLLLAGTGLAVRAARRRHGDSGRTE, from the coding sequence ATGACCGCATCGGTCAGGCAGGACACCGCCCCTGGCCCGCGCGTCGAACCGCGCAGGTCGATGGCCGTGTGCGCACTGATCGGGGCGGCGGTGACGGCGGCGGTCGACGAGATCGTCTTCCACCAGATCCTGGGCTGGCACCACTTCTACGACCGCGCCACCACCAGCACGGGCCTGCTCTCGGACGGACTCCTGCACACCGCCGAACTCCTCGCCCTGTGCGCCGGCTTCTTCCTCTACGCCGATCTGCGCCGCCGCGGGTCCCTGGCGGTGCCGCACGCCTGGGCGGGCCTCCTCCTCGGCATGGGCGCCTTCCAGTTGTTCGACGGTGTCGTGGACCACAAGCTGCTGCGCCTGCACCAGATCCGCTACGGCGTGGACGTGACCCCGTACGACGTGGCGTGGAACCTCGCGGGACTGCTTCTCCTGCTCGCCGGCACGGGCCTCGCCGTGCGCGCCGCGCGCCGGCGGCACGGTGACAGCGGACGGACGGAATGA
- the ctaD gene encoding cytochrome c oxidase subunit I, giving the protein MATHTEPVTPVPAVTGRSRGRVVVSWLTTTDHKKIGHLYLITSFCFFLVGGVLAMAIRAELARPGLQFLSTEQYNQAFTMHGTIMLLLFATPTFAGFANAIMPLQIGSPDVAFPRLNMFSYWLFLFGGLIVMGSFLTPQGAADFGWTAYTPLSGPIRSGYVGADLWIMGLALAGFGTILGAVNFITTIICMRAPGMTMFRMPIFTWNVLLTSVLVLLAFPVLAAALLALEADRHFGAHVFDAQYGGPLLWQHLFWFFGHPEVYILALPFFGVISEIIPVFSRKPIFGYVGLIGATIAITGLSVTVWAHHMFATGAVLLPFFSFMSFLIAVPTGVKFFNWIGTMFKGSLSFEPPMLWAAGFLVTFLFGGLTGVILASPPMDFHVTDSYFVVAHFHYVLFGTIVFAMFGGFSFWWPKMTGTMLDHRLEKIHFWTLFVGFHTTFLVQHWLGAEGMPRRYADYLAADGFTALNTLSSLGAFLLGLSTLPFLYNVWKTAKSGTKVVVDDPWGYGRSLEWATSCPPPRHNFSAALPRIRSESPAFDLHHPEAAQLDQKRHSGRRDVIDAEGHEGERS; this is encoded by the coding sequence ATGGCGACACATACCGAACCGGTGACCCCGGTTCCGGCGGTGACAGGCCGCAGCAGGGGGCGCGTGGTGGTGTCCTGGCTGACCACGACCGACCACAAGAAGATCGGGCATCTGTATCTGATCACGTCGTTCTGTTTCTTCCTGGTCGGCGGGGTCCTCGCGATGGCGATCAGGGCGGAACTGGCCCGGCCGGGGCTGCAGTTCCTGTCCACCGAGCAGTACAACCAGGCGTTCACGATGCACGGCACGATCATGCTGCTGCTCTTCGCGACGCCGACCTTCGCCGGGTTCGCCAACGCGATCATGCCGCTGCAGATCGGCTCGCCGGACGTGGCCTTCCCCCGGCTGAACATGTTCTCCTACTGGCTGTTCCTGTTCGGCGGCCTGATCGTCATGGGCAGCTTCCTCACCCCGCAGGGCGCGGCCGACTTCGGCTGGACCGCCTACACCCCGCTCAGCGGCCCCATCCGCAGCGGCTACGTCGGCGCCGACCTGTGGATCATGGGGCTCGCGCTGGCCGGTTTCGGCACCATCCTCGGCGCGGTCAACTTCATCACCACCATCATCTGCATGCGCGCCCCCGGCATGACCATGTTCCGGATGCCGATCTTCACCTGGAACGTGCTGCTGACCTCGGTGCTCGTCCTGCTGGCCTTCCCGGTCCTGGCGGCCGCCCTGCTCGCCCTGGAGGCCGACCGGCACTTCGGCGCGCACGTCTTCGACGCCCAGTACGGCGGACCACTGCTGTGGCAGCACCTGTTCTGGTTCTTCGGCCACCCCGAGGTCTACATCCTCGCCCTGCCCTTCTTCGGCGTGATCAGCGAGATCATCCCGGTCTTCTCCCGCAAGCCGATCTTCGGCTACGTCGGCCTGATCGGCGCCACCATCGCCATCACCGGTCTCTCCGTGACCGTGTGGGCGCACCACATGTTCGCCACCGGCGCGGTGCTGCTGCCGTTCTTCTCCTTCATGAGCTTCCTGATCGCCGTGCCGACGGGGGTGAAGTTCTTCAACTGGATCGGCACCATGTTCAAGGGCTCGCTCTCCTTCGAACCGCCCATGCTGTGGGCGGCCGGTTTCCTGGTCACCTTCCTGTTCGGCGGGCTGACCGGCGTGATCCTCGCCTCGCCCCCGATGGACTTCCACGTCACCGACAGCTACTTCGTGGTCGCCCACTTCCACTACGTGCTGTTCGGCACGATCGTCTTCGCGATGTTCGGGGGCTTCAGCTTCTGGTGGCCCAAGATGACCGGCACCATGCTCGACCACCGCCTGGAGAAGATCCACTTCTGGACGCTGTTCGTCGGCTTCCACACCACGTTCCTGGTCCAGCACTGGCTCGGCGCCGAGGGCATGCCCCGCCGCTACGCCGACTACCTGGCCGCCGACGGCTTCACCGCCCTCAACACCCTCTCCTCCCTGGGCGCCTTCCTGCTGGGCCTGTCCACCCTGCCGTTCCTCTACAACGTGTGGAAGACCGCCAAGTCCGGCACGAAGGTCGTGGTCGACGACCCCTGGGGATACGGCCGCTCCCTGGAGTGGGCCACCTCCTGCCCGCCCCCGCGCCACAACTTCTCCGCCGCCCTGCCCCGCATCCGCTCCGAATCCCCCGCCTTCGACCTCCACCACCCCGAGGCGGCACAGCTGGACCAGAAGCGGCACTCCGGCAGACGGGACGTGATCGACGCCGAGGGCCACGAGGGTGAGCGCTCCTGA
- a CDS encoding DUF2071 domain-containing protein, protein MVAYGAEQRVRVPVLRTRWLRQTFVHWPFPPEAVQALLPRELVADEYDGVTWVGLTPFVMADVRPAGVPAAVPGLPSFAETNLRTYVRREDGRDGIWFLAVQVACPLMLAARAVGAPYTLGHLRVGTDGDTVSYTGRQGGGRVSYRLDVRPGEPVQPTERDVWLTSRWRAYTRRLGVLLETPVEHEPWPLAGAAVDVLEETLTAAVGLPVPLDKPVVHYSPGVRHVRLGPSRPLVA, encoded by the coding sequence GTGGTGGCCTACGGAGCCGAACAGCGGGTGCGGGTGCCGGTCCTGCGGACGCGGTGGCTGCGGCAGACGTTCGTCCACTGGCCGTTCCCGCCGGAGGCGGTGCAGGCCCTGCTGCCGCGGGAGCTGGTCGCGGACGAGTACGACGGCGTGACATGGGTGGGCCTCACGCCGTTCGTGATGGCGGACGTGCGCCCCGCGGGGGTCCCCGCCGCCGTGCCCGGACTCCCGTCGTTCGCGGAGACCAATTTGCGGACCTATGTGCGGCGCGAGGACGGACGGGACGGGATCTGGTTCCTGGCCGTCCAGGTGGCCTGCCCGCTGATGCTCGCGGCCCGTGCCGTCGGGGCCCCGTACACGCTGGGGCACCTGCGCGTCGGCACGGACGGCGACACCGTGTCGTACACGGGCCGGCAAGGGGGCGGGCGCGTCTCCTACCGCCTGGACGTGCGCCCCGGTGAGCCCGTCCAGCCGACGGAGCGCGATGTGTGGCTGACCTCGCGCTGGCGGGCGTACACCCGCCGGCTGGGCGTTCTCCTCGAGACGCCCGTGGAGCACGAGCCCTGGCCGCTGGCCGGTGCGGCCGTCGACGTGCTGGAGGAGACACTGACCGCCGCGGTGGGCCTGCCCGTCCCGCTCGACAAGCCCGTCGTGCACTACTCACCCGGGGTGCGGCACGTCCGGCTCGGGCCCTCCCGGCCCCTGGTCGCATGA
- a CDS encoding cytochrome P450 produces MNQSRPPIADSSLALLAKGYTWLPDRWRRTGAPLVRTRLMGQHAVALQGPEAVRFFYDERHVERGTALPGPVLSTLFGHGAVHTLDGPAHRVRKEMFLSLLTGPKAVAEVVDRVTEVWDEAVQSWPERPVVLFDEASRILTRGVCQWAGIPVDDADSVARDMVAMVDGFATPGPRHWRARRARSRSESWLAGLVEDVRAGDATAPAGSVLEAVVSHRDADGRPLDPHTAAVELLNVIRPTVAVCWFVSYAGHALRTPGVKERLREDDPAYAVAFAHELRRFYPFAPFLGGRAVTDLEWRGEPIPSGTLILLDLYGQNHDPDLWDAPYAFAPQRFVGRPPRPDELVPQGGADRATGHRCPGEDITVALLAALGPRLARLEYDVPEQDLRIPLNRMPARVRSGFVLHAVRARVTASAH; encoded by the coding sequence ATGAATCAGAGTCGTCCGCCGATCGCCGACAGCTCGCTCGCCCTCCTCGCCAAGGGATACACCTGGCTGCCCGACCGCTGGCGCCGCACCGGCGCTCCGCTCGTGCGCACCCGGCTGATGGGGCAGCACGCGGTTGCCCTGCAAGGCCCGGAAGCGGTGCGGTTCTTCTACGACGAACGGCACGTGGAACGCGGCACCGCCCTTCCCGGTCCCGTGCTCAGCACCCTGTTCGGTCACGGCGCCGTGCACACCCTGGACGGACCGGCGCACCGCGTGCGCAAGGAGATGTTCCTGTCCCTGCTGACCGGCCCCAAGGCGGTCGCCGAAGTCGTCGACCGCGTGACGGAGGTCTGGGACGAGGCGGTGCAGTCGTGGCCCGAACGCCCGGTCGTCCTGTTCGACGAAGCGAGCCGGATCCTCACCCGGGGCGTCTGCCAGTGGGCCGGCATCCCCGTGGACGACGCGGATTCCGTGGCCCGGGACATGGTCGCGATGGTCGACGGCTTCGCCACACCGGGACCGCGCCACTGGCGGGCACGCAGGGCCAGGTCACGCAGTGAGAGCTGGCTGGCGGGGCTGGTCGAGGACGTGCGCGCGGGCGACGCCACGGCCCCGGCCGGGTCGGTGCTGGAGGCGGTCGTCAGCCACCGGGACGCCGACGGCAGGCCCCTGGACCCGCACACCGCCGCCGTCGAACTGCTCAACGTCATCCGCCCCACCGTCGCCGTCTGCTGGTTCGTCTCCTACGCCGGTCACGCGCTGCGCACCCCGGGTGTCAAGGAACGGCTGCGCGAGGACGACCCCGCCTACGCCGTGGCGTTCGCCCACGAACTGCGGCGCTTCTACCCCTTCGCGCCCTTCCTCGGCGGCCGGGCCGTGACCGATCTGGAATGGCGGGGCGAGCCGATCCCGTCCGGCACCCTGATCCTGCTCGACCTCTACGGGCAGAACCACGACCCCGACCTCTGGGACGCGCCGTACGCCTTCGCCCCGCAGCGCTTCGTGGGGCGGCCGCCCCGGCCCGACGAACTCGTTCCGCAGGGGGGCGCGGACCGGGCCACCGGCCACCGCTGCCCCGGCGAGGACATCACCGTCGCGCTGCTCGCCGCCCTCGGCCCGCGGCTGGCCCGGCTGGAGTACGACGTCCCCGAACAGGATCTGCGGATCCCGCTGAACCGCATGCCGGCGCGGGTGCGCAGCGGGTTCGTCCTCCATGCGGTCCGCGCCCGCGTCACGGCGTCGGCGCACTGA
- a CDS encoding ABC transporter ATP-binding protein, which produces MGLVQRGMGAYRRIDQTLCLPVEPTAPRLPGDPVPTLPPAGPSDTSEQPALALRDVHFGYHPDRPVLRGVSFTVGHRQHVALVGRSGAGKSTLFALVARFYEPDAGHVLFDGRPATGLTRAACRRRIAVVDQNAHVVRGTLRDNIAYAVPDATEAEIRRVVELARLEEVVDRLPGGLTAVIGERGGTLSGGERQRVALARALLARPTLLLLDEPTSHLDAINESALTAVMKDVAQECALLVIAHRLSTVQHADHIVVLQDGRTAAGGRHEELLADSALYRELAMSQMLRPGGHTGSGDRAGTSG; this is translated from the coding sequence ATGGGCCTCGTCCAACGCGGGATGGGCGCCTACCGGCGCATCGACCAGACGCTCTGCCTGCCCGTCGAGCCCACCGCACCGCGCCTCCCGGGAGACCCGGTCCCCACACTCCCGCCGGCCGGTCCGTCCGACACCTCCGAGCAGCCCGCCCTCGCCCTGCGCGACGTCCACTTCGGCTACCACCCGGACCGGCCGGTCCTGCGCGGCGTCTCGTTCACCGTCGGGCACCGGCAGCACGTCGCCCTGGTGGGCCGGTCCGGAGCCGGCAAGAGCACGTTGTTCGCCCTGGTGGCGAGGTTCTACGAGCCGGACGCGGGCCACGTGCTCTTCGACGGGCGGCCCGCGACCGGACTCACCCGTGCCGCGTGCCGCCGGCGCATAGCCGTCGTCGACCAGAACGCGCACGTCGTCCGCGGCACCCTGCGCGACAACATCGCCTACGCCGTGCCCGACGCCACGGAAGCGGAGATCCGGCGCGTGGTGGAACTGGCCCGGCTCGAAGAAGTCGTCGACCGGCTGCCCGGCGGGCTGACCGCCGTCATCGGGGAACGCGGCGGCACCCTCTCCGGCGGCGAACGCCAACGTGTCGCCCTCGCCCGCGCGTTGCTGGCCCGCCCCACGCTGCTCCTGCTGGACGAACCCACCTCACACCTCGACGCGATCAATGAGTCGGCGCTCACCGCCGTCATGAAGGACGTCGCCCAGGAGTGCGCCCTGCTGGTCATCGCGCACCGCCTGTCCACCGTGCAGCACGCCGACCACATCGTCGTGCTGCAGGACGGCCGCACCGCCGCCGGCGGACGCCACGAGGAGTTGCTGGCCGACAGCGCCCTCTACCGCGAACTGGCCATGAGCCAGATGCTCAGACCTGGCGGGCACACCGGAAGCGGGGACCGAGCGGGGACATCGGGGTGA
- the panD gene encoding aspartate 1-decarboxylase encodes MLRTLFKSKIHRATVTQADLHYVGSVTIDADLLDAADLLPGELVHIVDITNGARLETYVIEGERGSGVIGINGAAAHLVHPGDLVIIISYAQVTDAEARALVPRVVHVDRDNRILALGADPSEPVPGSDQERSPRSVPA; translated from the coding sequence GTGCTGCGTACTCTGTTCAAGTCCAAGATCCACCGCGCCACCGTCACCCAGGCCGACCTGCACTACGTGGGATCGGTGACCATCGACGCGGATCTCCTCGACGCCGCCGACCTGCTGCCCGGTGAGCTCGTCCACATCGTCGACATCACCAACGGCGCCCGGCTGGAGACCTACGTCATCGAGGGCGAGCGCGGTTCCGGGGTGATCGGTATCAACGGTGCCGCCGCCCATCTCGTCCACCCCGGCGATCTGGTGATCATCATCAGTTACGCTCAAGTGACCGACGCCGAGGCACGGGCTCTGGTACCCCGGGTCGTGCACGTGGACCGCGACAACCGCATCCTCGCCCTGGGGGCCGATCCGTCGGAACCCGTGCCGGGTTCGGACCAGGAGCGCAGCCCGCGTTCGGTGCCGGCCTGA
- a CDS encoding GNAT family N-acetyltransferase has translation MSDIEIRDDRPAGMLEAVGSEGDEVVGHIQYFVLESPERALVPVHTVVEPAHEGQGIAGSLARELYGIAAREGVSVAPLCPYVVKWAERHPDEAPAADPELLRAAKEWLVAHPEGF, from the coding sequence ATGAGCGACATCGAGATCCGCGACGACCGGCCGGCCGGAATGCTGGAGGCCGTCGGATCAGAGGGAGACGAAGTCGTCGGCCACATCCAGTACTTCGTCCTCGAATCCCCCGAGCGCGCCCTGGTCCCGGTCCACACCGTCGTGGAACCGGCCCACGAGGGCCAGGGCATCGCGGGCTCCCTGGCCCGCGAGCTCTACGGCATCGCGGCCCGCGAGGGCGTGTCCGTCGCCCCTCTGTGCCCCTACGTCGTCAAGTGGGCCGAACGCCACCCCGACGAGGCCCCCGCCGCCGACCCCGAGCTGCTCCGCGCGGCGAAGGAGTGGCTGGTGGCCCACCCCGAGGGGTTCTGA
- the gndA gene encoding NADP-dependent phosphogluconate dehydrogenase → MSNTAQIGVTGLAVMGRNLARNFARNGYTVALHNRTASRTHALVEEFGSEGDFIAAETAKEFVAALERPRRLVIMVKAGEPTDAVIQEFAPLLEPGDMIIDGGNAHFADTRRRERELREQGIHFVGMGVSGGEEGALNGPSIMPGGPKESYDSLGPMLEKISAKAKDGAPCVTHVGPDGAGHFVKMVHNGIEYADMQLIGEAYQLLRDVAGYSPAQIADIFRTWNTGRLDSYLIEITAEVLSHVDAETGKPFVDVVVDQAEQKGTGRWTVQIALDLGVPVSGIAEAVFARSLSGHAELREASRSLAGPKASPLSESEAGAFADRVEQALYASKIVSYTQGFHEIAAAREEYDWDIDLGAVSAIWRGGCIIRAAFLDRIRSAYDTRADLPSLLSDDTFAQEIADAQDDWREVIVAATRQGVPTPGFAAALAYYDALRAERLPAALTQGQRDFFGAHTYRRTDRDGSFHTLWGGDRSEVTG, encoded by the coding sequence ATGAGCAACACAGCGCAGATCGGCGTCACGGGCCTCGCGGTCATGGGCCGCAACCTGGCCCGTAACTTCGCCCGCAACGGCTATACGGTCGCCCTGCACAACCGGACCGCGTCGCGCACGCACGCTCTGGTCGAGGAGTTCGGGAGCGAGGGCGACTTCATCGCGGCCGAGACCGCCAAGGAGTTCGTGGCGGCGCTGGAGCGGCCGCGCCGGCTGGTCATCATGGTGAAGGCCGGTGAGCCGACCGACGCGGTGATCCAGGAGTTCGCGCCGCTGCTCGAGCCCGGCGACATGATCATCGACGGCGGCAACGCGCACTTCGCGGACACCCGGCGCCGGGAGCGCGAACTGCGCGAGCAGGGCATCCACTTCGTGGGCATGGGCGTCTCCGGCGGCGAGGAGGGCGCGCTCAACGGACCGAGCATCATGCCGGGCGGCCCGAAGGAGTCCTACGACTCGCTCGGCCCGATGCTGGAGAAGATCTCCGCGAAAGCGAAGGACGGCGCTCCGTGCGTGACCCACGTGGGTCCCGACGGGGCCGGGCACTTCGTGAAGATGGTCCACAACGGCATCGAGTACGCCGACATGCAGCTGATCGGTGAGGCGTACCAGCTGCTGCGGGACGTGGCCGGGTACTCCCCCGCGCAGATCGCCGACATCTTCCGCACCTGGAACACCGGCCGTCTGGACTCGTACCTGATCGAGATCACGGCCGAGGTGCTCTCCCACGTGGACGCCGAGACGGGCAAGCCGTTCGTGGACGTGGTGGTGGACCAGGCCGAGCAGAAGGGCACCGGCCGCTGGACCGTGCAGATCGCCCTGGACCTGGGCGTCCCGGTCTCGGGCATCGCGGAGGCGGTCTTCGCCCGCTCCCTGTCCGGCCACGCGGAGTTGCGTGAGGCGTCCCGCTCTCTCGCCGGGCCCAAGGCGTCCCCGCTGTCGGAGTCCGAGGCGGGTGCCTTCGCGGACCGCGTGGAGCAGGCGCTGTACGCCTCGAAGATCGTGTCGTACACCCAGGGCTTCCACGAGATCGCGGCCGCCCGTGAGGAGTACGACTGGGACATCGACCTGGGTGCCGTCTCGGCGATCTGGCGTGGTGGCTGCATCATCCGCGCGGCCTTCCTGGACCGCATCCGGTCCGCCTACGACACCCGCGCGGACCTGCCCAGCCTGCTCTCCGACGACACCTTCGCGCAGGAGATCGCCGACGCCCAGGACGACTGGCGCGAGGTCATCGTCGCGGCGACCCGGCAGGGTGTGCCGACGCCGGGCTTCGCGGCGGCGCTGGCCTACTACGACGCGCTGCGTGCCGAGCGGCTGCCCGCGGCGCTGACGCAGGGGCAGCGGGACTTCTTCGGCGCGCACACCTACCGGCGCACGGACCGCGACGGCTCGTTCCACACGCTGTGGGGCGGGGACCGGTCCGAGGTGACCGGCTGA